The Flavobacterium faecale genomic sequence TCATGATTGAAGCAATTGTATTTGATTTTGGTGACGTATTCATCAACCTCGATAAACCAGCCACATTTGACGGATTAAAAAAATTGGGCGCTACAGAATGGAACCATGACTTGGATCAACTGAACCAGCAATTTGAGATGGGAAAAATTTCTGAAGATGATTTTTTATCCGGTATTCAAAAACACTGCAACAACGCAACTATCCCAGAAATCAAAAAAACGTGGAATGCTATTTTGGCAGACTTCCCACTTTACCGCTTGGAGTTTTTGCAAATGCTGTCTCAAAAATACCGATTATTTTTATTGAGTAACACCGATGCGATCCATATCGCACGTTTCCAAAAGAAAGTTGGTGAAACGTTTTACAATGATTTCTACCACTGTTTTGAACACGTTTACTTTTCGTTTGAGGTAGGCATGCGCAAACCGAATATCGAAATCTATGAGCACGTACTCAACAACCATAGTCTCGAAGCAAACAAAACATTGTTTGTTGATGATAAACTTGAAAATACCGAAGCCGCAAAATCAATCGGAATGCACGTGTGGAATTTGCAAGTGGGTAAAGAAGATGTGGTAGACCTTTTCGAAAAAAATATTTTGTAGCTACTACTTTTTAGGATATAATGCAGCGAATTGGGACACGGATGAAACTGATTCGCTAAAGCGAAAGCGCAGATAAAAACTGATTTTTTCTTTTTTTTTATTTTACTCCTCCCAATAATAACCTCAACGTTATTTCTTCAGTCAAATTAAAAACAAACACTATTTTTGCAAATCAACTGTTTGCACCTTAAAAAAAACGAATTGAACATTAACGATACTTACAAAACGATTGCAGCACCAACAGAGGAAACTTTGTTTAAAGAAAAAAGTAGCAAGTTTTTTGGATATGCTTTTCCGATGGAGAATGAGGAGGAAGTAAAACCTATAATTGAAGGCATACGAAAAATTCATTCCGCAGCGCGTCATATTTGCTATGCGTACCAAATCGGGACCGAAACTGTTCAATACAGAGCCAACGATGATGGAGAGCCTAGCAATACAGCAGGCGCTCC encodes the following:
- a CDS encoding HAD family hydrolase, with product MIEAIVFDFGDVFINLDKPATFDGLKKLGATEWNHDLDQLNQQFEMGKISEDDFLSGIQKHCNNATIPEIKKTWNAILADFPLYRLEFLQMLSQKYRLFLLSNTDAIHIARFQKKVGETFYNDFYHCFEHVYFSFEVGMRKPNIEIYEHVLNNHSLEANKTLFVDDKLENTEAAKSIGMHVWNLQVGKEDVVDLFEKNIL